In Clostridium swellfunianum, a genomic segment contains:
- the miaB gene encoding tRNA (N6-isopentenyl adenosine(37)-C2)-methylthiotransferase MiaB: MDKITSLKYFIETWGCQMNEEDSEKLSGMLKSQGYTRTETKEEASIIIFNTCCVRENAELKVYGNLGALKSLKKKNPDLIIAVCGCMMQQEGMADSIIKKYPFVDIIFGTHNAYKFPEYLNRVKQEGRSVIEIINKEEGIVEGLPVDRESNIKAFVTIMYGCNNFCTYCIVPYVRGRERSRKPEEIENEIKSLVAQGYKEVTLLGQNVNSYGKGLEGNMSFARLLNRINNIEGLERIRFMTSHPKDLSDELIEAIAECHKVCNHIHLPVQSGSSRILKKMNRQYDREQYLELVRKIKKAVPDVAITTDIIVGFPGETEEDAEETLSLAKEVEYDSAFTFIYSKRKGTPADEMKEQIEDGVKHERFNKLVAVINESSAKKNKEYKDRIVSVLVEGFSKNDSTKLMGRTTSAKLVNFTGSEDSIGKIVNVKITEALSFSLNGEQV; the protein is encoded by the coding sequence ATGGATAAAATAACAAGCTTAAAATATTTTATTGAAACTTGGGGCTGCCAAATGAATGAAGAAGATTCAGAAAAACTTTCAGGAATGCTTAAGTCACAAGGGTATACGAGAACTGAAACTAAGGAAGAAGCTTCAATTATAATCTTCAACACTTGTTGTGTAAGAGAAAATGCAGAGCTTAAGGTATATGGAAATCTTGGGGCTTTAAAAAGCTTAAAGAAGAAAAATCCTGATTTAATAATAGCTGTCTGCGGGTGTATGATGCAGCAGGAAGGAATGGCTGACAGTATTATAAAGAAATATCCATTTGTGGATATTATATTCGGTACACATAATGCTTACAAGTTTCCTGAATACTTGAACAGAGTTAAGCAGGAGGGAAGATCCGTAATCGAAATAATAAATAAAGAAGAAGGCATTGTTGAGGGACTTCCAGTAGATAGGGAAAGCAACATAAAAGCCTTTGTTACAATAATGTATGGCTGTAACAATTTCTGTACATACTGTATAGTCCCATATGTGAGAGGAAGAGAAAGAAGCAGAAAACCAGAAGAAATTGAGAATGAAATAAAATCTTTGGTAGCGCAGGGCTATAAGGAAGTAACTCTTTTAGGTCAGAATGTTAACTCCTATGGTAAGGGACTTGAAGGAAATATGAGTTTTGCTAGGTTATTAAATAGAATAAATAATATTGAAGGATTAGAAAGAATTAGATTTATGACTTCACACCCAAAAGACTTATCAGATGAACTTATTGAGGCTATAGCAGAGTGTCATAAAGTGTGTAATCATATCCACCTTCCTGTTCAATCTGGTTCTTCTAGAATATTAAAGAAGATGAACAGACAATATGATAGGGAGCAGTACTTAGAGTTAGTTCGTAAAATAAAAAAGGCAGTTCCTGATGTTGCTATCACCACTGATATAATTGTTGGATTCCCAGGAGAAACAGAGGAAGATGCAGAGGAAACTTTAAGCCTTGCAAAGGAAGTTGAGTATGATTCTGCGTTCACTTTCATCTATTCAAAGCGTAAGGGAACTCCTGCGGATGAAATGAAGGAGCAAATTGAAGACGGTGTAAAGCATGAAAGATTCAACAAACTAGTAGCTGTTATAAACGAGTCAAGCGCTAAGAAAAATAAAGAATATAAAGATAGAATTGTCTCAGTTTTAGTAGAAGGTTTTAGTAAAAATGACAGCACTAAGCTTATGGGAAGAACTACTTCTGCTAAGCTTGTCAACTTCACAGGTAGTGAAGATAGCATTGGAAAGATAGTAAATGTTAAGATAACAGAAGCGTTATCTTTCTCTTTAAATGGCGAGCAGGTTTAA
- a CDS encoding PLP-dependent aminotransferase family protein, with protein sequence MNLRFSERTSGIKASEIRELLKLTERPDIISFAGGLPAPELFPIEQMAEVSVKVLKEDGRAALQYSTTEGYVPLREIIARQRMPKAGVSATIDNIMITHGSQQGLEFSAKIFIDKGDIIICESPSYLGALNAFKAYQPKFIEIPMDDNGMIVDELEKALEAHPEAKMIYTIPDFQNPSGKTMSVERRKRVAQLAKIYGIPVIEDCPYGELIFEGEVYPSIKSFDTEGYVVYLGTFSKTFCPGLRVGWVCADPEILQKYVIVKQGADLQCSSMAQRETAMFMQQYDLDEHIAKIKTIYKIRRDIMLQSIKDYFPSEVKYTCPKGGLFTWVELRKDLNAAQLLEEALKEKVAFVPGGSFFPNGGNENHFRLNYSNMNEQLIVEGIKRLGKVLRNYY encoded by the coding sequence ATGAATTTACGTTTTTCTGAAAGAACATCAGGCATAAAAGCTTCCGAAATTAGAGAACTATTAAAGCTTACTGAAAGACCTGACATAATATCCTTTGCAGGAGGGCTTCCAGCTCCAGAACTTTTCCCTATCGAGCAAATGGCAGAAGTAAGTGTTAAAGTATTAAAAGAAGATGGAAGGGCTGCTCTTCAATACAGTACAACCGAAGGTTATGTACCTTTAAGAGAAATAATAGCAAGACAGAGAATGCCTAAAGCAGGTGTAAGTGCCACCATAGATAATATAATGATAACACACGGTTCACAGCAAGGACTTGAATTTTCAGCAAAGATTTTTATAGATAAAGGGGATATCATCATATGTGAAAGTCCAAGCTATCTTGGAGCTTTAAATGCTTTTAAAGCTTATCAGCCTAAGTTTATCGAAATACCAATGGATGACAACGGCATGATAGTGGATGAACTTGAAAAAGCACTGGAAGCTCACCCAGAAGCCAAAATGATTTATACAATCCCAGACTTTCAAAACCCAAGCGGTAAGACTATGTCCGTAGAAAGAAGAAAAAGAGTTGCGCAGTTGGCTAAAATTTATGGTATTCCTGTTATAGAAGACTGCCCATATGGAGAACTTATATTTGAAGGAGAAGTTTATCCTTCTATTAAAAGCTTTGATACTGAAGGATATGTAGTGTATCTAGGCACTTTCTCTAAGACTTTCTGCCCTGGTCTAAGAGTTGGCTGGGTGTGTGCTGATCCTGAAATACTCCAAAAATATGTTATTGTAAAGCAAGGCGCTGACTTGCAGTGCAGTAGTATGGCACAAAGAGAAACAGCAATGTTTATGCAGCAATATGATTTAGATGAACACATTGCTAAAATTAAAACCATATATAAGATTAGACGCGACATTATGCTTCAATCTATTAAGGACTACTTCCCTTCTGAAGTTAAGTATACATGTCCTAAAGGCGGACTATTTACTTGGGTTGAACTCAGAAAAGATTTAAATGCTGCTCAATTATTAGAAGAAGCATTAAAAGAAAAAGTGGCTTTCGTCCCAGGAGGATCATTTTTCCCAAATGGAGGCAATGAAAACCATTTCAGGTTAAACTATTCAAACATGAATGAACAATTAATTGTTGAAGGTATTAAAAGATTAGGCAAAGTACTGCGTAATTACTATTAA
- a CDS encoding pyridoxal phosphate-dependent aminotransferase, whose translation MNISKRVLDMQFSPIRKLTPYAETARNKGIKVYHLNIGQPDIATPETFYEVLNKFDESVLKYANSQGIDALIDSFIQYYKEWNIHFEKNQLMITNGGSEAILFALMAICDVGDEIIIPEPFYTNYNGFSEIAGVNVVPFITKAEEGFHLPNKQTIINKITDKTRAILISNPGNPTGVVYTYEEIRMLADIAKEHDLYIIADEVYREFVYDDLKFTSALYMEDVLDRIILIDSISKRYSACGARIGLVASKNDELMNQILKLCQSRLCCPTIEQMAAANLINTPKAYFDEVKQEYENRRNIMHEGLSKIPGVICEKPTGAFYIMAKLPIEDADHFAKWMLTDFSYDNKTVMFAPAEGFYATEGLGKNEIRLSYCLKAEDLKDAMDILAIALKRYMNIK comes from the coding sequence ATGAATATCTCAAAAAGAGTACTAGACATGCAATTTTCACCCATTAGAAAGCTTACACCTTACGCTGAAACCGCTAGAAATAAAGGGATAAAGGTTTACCACTTAAACATAGGTCAACCTGACATAGCAACTCCTGAAACCTTTTATGAAGTGCTAAATAAATTTGATGAATCGGTTTTAAAATATGCCAATTCTCAAGGTATAGACGCTTTAATTGATAGCTTTATACAATACTATAAAGAATGGAATATACATTTTGAAAAGAATCAACTGATGATAACTAATGGAGGAAGCGAAGCAATACTATTTGCTTTAATGGCAATATGCGATGTAGGAGATGAAATAATCATTCCTGAGCCTTTCTATACTAACTACAATGGTTTCTCCGAGATTGCTGGAGTTAATGTTGTACCTTTTATAACTAAGGCCGAAGAAGGCTTCCATTTACCAAACAAACAAACAATAATAAATAAAATCACTGATAAAACAAGAGCTATTTTAATTTCAAATCCAGGGAATCCAACTGGTGTTGTTTATACTTATGAAGAGATTAGAATGCTTGCAGATATAGCTAAAGAGCATGACCTTTATATAATTGCAGATGAGGTTTATAGAGAATTTGTTTATGATGATTTAAAATTCACCTCTGCATTGTATATGGAAGATGTACTTGATAGGATCATTCTTATAGACAGTATTTCAAAACGTTATAGTGCCTGTGGTGCTAGAATAGGTCTTGTTGCTTCAAAGAATGATGAACTTATGAATCAAATACTAAAACTTTGTCAATCAAGACTCTGTTGCCCAACTATTGAGCAGATGGCCGCTGCAAACCTAATAAATACTCCTAAGGCTTACTTTGATGAAGTTAAACAGGAATATGAAAATAGAAGAAACATTATGCATGAAGGTTTATCAAAAATACCTGGAGTTATTTGCGAAAAGCCAACAGGAGCCTTTTATATAATGGCTAAGCTTCCTATTGAGGATGCAGATCACTTTGCTAAATGGATGCTTACCGATTTCAGCTATGATAACAAGACTGTTATGTTTGCTCCTGCTGAAGGCTTCTATGCCACTGAAGGATTAGGAAAGAATGAAATAAGACTTTCCTACTGCCTAAAAGCTGAAGATTTAAAGGATGCAATGGATATACTTGCAATAGCTTTAAAACGATATATGAACATTAAATAA
- a CDS encoding GNAT family N-acetyltransferase, whose protein sequence is MYNCVSLSKKNLKPVFELNNQRNQFNMLNEDFEEYYNSITFTQQFFEHRRIKLLIYENNIVGYIWITKQDKNSFIINSMYVSGEDDLTKKYSSLLECFNYRSKFIYCCERNAINYEVLSRLGFKKKAGTYEMYADVINSGTLSNDNDIVFEQFIKGKHEETRCQIQNEVFKNDTRIPLHKDDIYYDEIQSYYFEKGSILLRLGNKYIGYGQIIFNDSIPTIVNVGVLEGYRGKGYGRALMCHLFKILNEEGVWDVKLRVEVNNESAISLYKSLGFRVQGEMHTWEYKK, encoded by the coding sequence ATGTATAATTGTGTTTCTTTAAGCAAGAAGAACTTAAAACCTGTATTTGAACTAAATAATCAGAGAAACCAATTTAATATGCTTAATGAGGATTTTGAGGAATATTATAATAGTATTACTTTTACCCAGCAATTTTTTGAACATAGACGAATTAAACTATTAATATATGAGAATAATATTGTAGGCTATATTTGGATTACAAAGCAAGATAAAAACAGTTTTATTATAAACTCTATGTACGTGTCTGGGGAAGATGATCTGACTAAAAAATATTCATCACTTTTAGAATGTTTTAACTATAGATCTAAATTTATTTACTGCTGTGAAAGAAATGCTATTAATTATGAGGTTTTATCTAGACTAGGATTTAAAAAGAAAGCAGGAACCTATGAGATGTATGCCGATGTGATTAATTCTGGTACATTATCAAATGATAATGACATAGTATTTGAGCAGTTTATTAAAGGCAAACATGAAGAAACAAGATGTCAGATACAAAATGAAGTTTTTAAGAATGATACACGGATACCTCTTCATAAAGATGATATTTATTATGATGAAATTCAATCCTATTATTTTGAAAAAGGCTCCATACTTTTAAGATTAGGAAATAAATACATAGGATATGGACAAATCATATTTAATGACAGCATTCCTACTATAGTCAATGTAGGAGTTTTAGAAGGCTATAGAGGAAAAGGATATGGCAGAGCTCTCATGTGCCATCTTTTTAAAATCTTAAATGAAGAGGGCGTTTGGGATGTAAAATTAAGGGTGGAAGTGAATAACGAAAGTGCAATAAGTTTATATAAAAGTCTTGGTTTTAGAGTGCAAGGCGAGATGCATACTTGGGAGTATAAAAAATAA